From Ailuropoda melanoleuca isolate Jingjing chromosome 8, ASM200744v2, whole genome shotgun sequence, a single genomic window includes:
- the BSX gene encoding brain-specific homeobox protein homolog has product MNLNFTSPLHPASSQRPTSFFIEDILLHKPKPLREMAPDHFASSLASRVPLLDYGYPLMPTPTLLAPHPHHPLHKADHHHPYFLTTSGVPVPALFPHPQHTELPGKHCRRRKARTVFSDSQLSGLEKRFEIQRYLSTPERVELATALSLSETQVKTWFQNRRMKHKKQLRKSQDEPKAPDGPESPDGSPRGPEAAPAEARLGLPAGPFVLTEPEDEVDIGDEGELGRGPHVL; this is encoded by the exons ATGAATCTCAACTTCACCTCCCCTTTACACCCTGCGTCTTCTCAGAGGCCCACGTCCTTCTTCATTGAGGACATCCTGCTGCACAAGCCCAAGCCGCTAAGGGAGATGGCCCCTGACCACTTCGCCAGCTCTCTGGCCTCCCGGGTGCCTCTGCTAGACTATGGCTACCCCCTCATGCCCACACCCACCCTTCTGGCTCCTCACCCCCATCACCCTCTGCATAAGGCAGACCACCACCACCCCTATTTCCTCACCACCTCGG GGGTGCCGGTGCCGGCGTTGTTCCCGCACCCCCAGCACACCGAGCTGCCGGGGAAGCACTGCCGCCGCCGCAAAGCTCGCACGGTTTTCTCGGACTCGCAGCTTTCCGGCCTGGAGAAGAGATTCGAGATCCAGCGCTACCTGTCCACGCCGGAGCGGGTGGAACTGGCCACGGCCCTCAGCCTGTCCGAGACGCAG GTGAAAACGTGGTTCCAGAACCGCCGCATGAAGCATAAAAAGCAGCTGAGAAAAAGTCAGGATGAGCCCAAAGCGCCAGATGGGCCCGAGAGCCCTGACGGCAGCCCCCGCGGCCCAGAGGCCGCACCTGCCGAGGCTCGGCTGGGCCTGCCCGCCGGCCCCTTCGTGCTGACCGAGCCCGAGGACGAGGTGGACATTGGGGACGAGGGGGAGCTGGGCCGGGGGCCGCACGTGCTCTGA